In Mobula hypostoma chromosome 10 unlocalized genomic scaffold, sMobHyp1.1 SUPER_10_unloc_2, whole genome shotgun sequence, a genomic segment contains:
- the LOC134341242 gene encoding olfactomedin-4-like isoform X2, which produces MVFIWSGQNASGTVNSDGICECSVILPDNTFPVQRMEYLERTSWRLNISVQQEINKVKQYAQTLSVHTAKLLNLTRRVERIETGGSYTQLDFELLKLEIRELVSLTNQLKVTINGSNTIIDQLYIEIENISRTVNELESYDKLNVLAIRREITSLRKRLSDCEEHQVPTPQPIDYGSCNHGGILNVTEPFVTQLNWLGFNYKFGGWGKDPTPLPSKNQLYWVAPLVNEQRLDKFRIYSSYDDLLLYRNPIEKTLVIPGRYPNYGNTGQGSGMVLYNNTLYYNCYNTRDMCRVNVDTGTVQRVTLTDAVFNNRFSYQGVKYQDMDFAVDETGLWVIYSTDENAGNMVISKINTTSFTVERTWFTRQFKPGVTNAFMICGVLYAIRPVSTRVEEIFYTFDTRTGEEGTLAVKMDKVMEILQSVSYNPADHKLYVFNDGYQVTYDVVFKPYVQLSNTA; this is translated from the exons ATGGTTTTCATTTGG TCTGGTCAGAATGCCAGTGGAACAGTCAACAGTGATGGAATCTGCGAATGTTCTGTGATTTTGCCCGACAACACGTTCCCAGTGCAAAGAATGGAGTATTTGGAAAGAACATCATGGCGGCTCAATATCAGTGTGCAACAAGAAATCAACAAG GTGAAACAATACGCACAGACCCTCTCAGTCCACACAGCAAAGCTGCTGAACCTGACCCGGCGAGTGGAGAGAATCGAGACAGGAGGCTCCTACACCCAGCTCGACTTTGAGCTGCTTAAACTGGAGATCCGAGAGCTGGTGTCACTCACCAATCAGCTGAAGGTCACGATCAATGGAAGCAACACCATCATCGACCAACTTTACATAGAG ATTGAGAATATTTCACGTACAGTAAACGAGCTGGAATCTTACGATAAGCTCAATGTGCTGGCGATCCGCAGGGAAATTACATCCCTGAGAAAACGACTTAGTGACTGTGAAGAGCATCAAGTCCCAACTCCTCAACCCATTGACTATG GGAGCTGCAATCATGGTGGTATACTCAATGTGACTGAGCCTTTCGTGACACAGCTGAACTGGCTGGGATTTAATTATAAGTTTGGAGGGTGGGGCAAAgaccccactccccttccctctaaAAACCAGCTGTACTGGGTAGCACCACTCGTCAATGAACAAAGGCTCGACAAGTTTCGGATCTACTCTTCATACGACGATTTACTGCTCTACAGGAATCCAATTGAGAAAACACTTGTGATTCCAGGACGTTACCCCAACTATGGAAACACAGGGCAGGGAAGCGGGATGGTCTTGTACAATAACACCTTGTATTACAACTGTTACAATACTAGGGACATGTGCAGGGTTAATGTAGACACGGGGACCGTGCAGAGAGTGACCCTGACTGATGCTGTCTTCAATAATAGGTTCTCATATCAAGGTGTTAAATACCAGGACATGGACTTTGCTGTGGATGAAACTGGCCTGTGGGTCATTTACTCTACCGATGAAAATGCCGGGAACATGGTTATCAGTAAAATTAACACAACATCCTTCACTGTGGAGAGGACATGGTTCACTAGACAGTTCAAACCTGGTGTGACCAATGCCTTTATGATCTGTGGGGTGCTGTATGCGATTAGACCAGTGAGCACACGAGTGGAGGAGATTTTCTATACGTTTGATACCAGAACTGGTGAGGAAGGTACGCTTGCTGTAAAGATGGATAAGGTGATGGAGATCTTACAGAGTGTTAGCTACAACCCCGCTGATCACAAACTGTATGTCTTCAATGATGGCTACCAGGTGACTTATGATGTTGTATTTAAACCTTACGTACAGCTATCTAACACAGCATAG
- the LOC134341242 gene encoding olfactomedin-4-like isoform X1, translated as MLLLLLLAIAVLPSSGQNASGTVNSDGICECSVILPDNTFPVQRMEYLERTSWRLNISVQQEINKVKQYAQTLSVHTAKLLNLTRRVERIETGGSYTQLDFELLKLEIRELVSLTNQLKVTINGSNTIIDQLYIEIENISRTVNELESYDKLNVLAIRREITSLRKRLSDCEEHQVPTPQPIDYGSCNHGGILNVTEPFVTQLNWLGFNYKFGGWGKDPTPLPSKNQLYWVAPLVNEQRLDKFRIYSSYDDLLLYRNPIEKTLVIPGRYPNYGNTGQGSGMVLYNNTLYYNCYNTRDMCRVNVDTGTVQRVTLTDAVFNNRFSYQGVKYQDMDFAVDETGLWVIYSTDENAGNMVISKINTTSFTVERTWFTRQFKPGVTNAFMICGVLYAIRPVSTRVEEIFYTFDTRTGEEGTLAVKMDKVMEILQSVSYNPADHKLYVFNDGYQVTYDVVFKPYVQLSNTA; from the exons ATGCTTCTCCTCCTGCTGCTCGCAATTGCTGTCCTGCCTTCT TCTGGTCAGAATGCCAGTGGAACAGTCAACAGTGATGGAATCTGCGAATGTTCTGTGATTTTGCCCGACAACACGTTCCCAGTGCAAAGAATGGAGTATTTGGAAAGAACATCATGGCGGCTCAATATCAGTGTGCAACAAGAAATCAACAAG GTGAAACAATACGCACAGACCCTCTCAGTCCACACAGCAAAGCTGCTGAACCTGACCCGGCGAGTGGAGAGAATCGAGACAGGAGGCTCCTACACCCAGCTCGACTTTGAGCTGCTTAAACTGGAGATCCGAGAGCTGGTGTCACTCACCAATCAGCTGAAGGTCACGATCAATGGAAGCAACACCATCATCGACCAACTTTACATAGAG ATTGAGAATATTTCACGTACAGTAAACGAGCTGGAATCTTACGATAAGCTCAATGTGCTGGCGATCCGCAGGGAAATTACATCCCTGAGAAAACGACTTAGTGACTGTGAAGAGCATCAAGTCCCAACTCCTCAACCCATTGACTATG GGAGCTGCAATCATGGTGGTATACTCAATGTGACTGAGCCTTTCGTGACACAGCTGAACTGGCTGGGATTTAATTATAAGTTTGGAGGGTGGGGCAAAgaccccactccccttccctctaaAAACCAGCTGTACTGGGTAGCACCACTCGTCAATGAACAAAGGCTCGACAAGTTTCGGATCTACTCTTCATACGACGATTTACTGCTCTACAGGAATCCAATTGAGAAAACACTTGTGATTCCAGGACGTTACCCCAACTATGGAAACACAGGGCAGGGAAGCGGGATGGTCTTGTACAATAACACCTTGTATTACAACTGTTACAATACTAGGGACATGTGCAGGGTTAATGTAGACACGGGGACCGTGCAGAGAGTGACCCTGACTGATGCTGTCTTCAATAATAGGTTCTCATATCAAGGTGTTAAATACCAGGACATGGACTTTGCTGTGGATGAAACTGGCCTGTGGGTCATTTACTCTACCGATGAAAATGCCGGGAACATGGTTATCAGTAAAATTAACACAACATCCTTCACTGTGGAGAGGACATGGTTCACTAGACAGTTCAAACCTGGTGTGACCAATGCCTTTATGATCTGTGGGGTGCTGTATGCGATTAGACCAGTGAGCACACGAGTGGAGGAGATTTTCTATACGTTTGATACCAGAACTGGTGAGGAAGGTACGCTTGCTGTAAAGATGGATAAGGTGATGGAGATCTTACAGAGTGTTAGCTACAACCCCGCTGATCACAAACTGTATGTCTTCAATGATGGCTACCAGGTGACTTATGATGTTGTATTTAAACCTTACGTACAGCTATCTAACACAGCATAG